A genomic segment from Candidatus Brocadia sinica JPN1 encodes:
- a CDS encoding B12-binding domain-containing radical SAM protein, which yields MKITFLVPPPIDGNIPERVAGCAYLLYYVPNIFLLSAAAILEKEGYKVKYIETTIKKWDRGHFLTFLKEDLSDVYCFYSVNLSQKTDMQALMDIREIRGKVPIVFFGPAPSDRPGEFVIDEDTYVVRGEPEYTMLELVKALEAKSNIRGIESVSFRNNDEIIHNVNREPIEDLDAIPFPTRHLLEERDAYYNPKLGKRPFTAVCTSRGCSYRCIYCVPSSLSFSRELEYKHHVGRKPPVRKRSPENIIEEFKLLKSQGYKAANIQDDQFVWGEERTVKICEGIKDLGIVWGCSARSDHLNEPIVKAMAEAHCKFIDLGVESFNQEILDYVRKDIDVRKNEEAIKLVKKYGINAKINIMFGASPLETMDTIKKNREEVKRLKVDQVMYNIANPFPGTEFYKIAKENKLFVYGDYKPVNVAKEANIAYPHLGKADLENAVRRANFEFFLTPRFILKNIRRLGSLDSLKAIFRKLF from the coding sequence ATGAAAATTACCTTTCTCGTACCACCACCCATTGATGGAAATATTCCTGAACGGGTTGCCGGTTGTGCCTATTTGCTCTATTATGTCCCAAACATCTTTCTCCTGAGTGCTGCCGCCATCCTGGAAAAGGAGGGTTATAAAGTTAAATACATTGAAACGACAATCAAAAAGTGGGATAGGGGACACTTTCTCACATTTTTGAAGGAAGATTTAAGTGATGTATATTGCTTCTATTCTGTTAATCTCTCTCAAAAAACCGATATGCAGGCACTCATGGATATTCGCGAGATAAGAGGGAAGGTACCAATCGTATTTTTTGGCCCTGCACCATCCGACAGACCTGGAGAATTTGTTATAGATGAAGACACCTATGTTGTCAGAGGTGAACCAGAATATACCATGCTTGAGCTCGTGAAGGCCTTAGAGGCAAAATCAAATATTAGAGGTATAGAAAGCGTCTCTTTTAGAAACAATGATGAAATCATTCATAATGTTAACAGGGAACCGATAGAAGACCTGGATGCGATCCCCTTTCCAACCAGACACCTCCTGGAAGAAAGGGATGCCTATTATAATCCGAAGCTAGGAAAAAGGCCCTTTACGGCTGTTTGTACATCAAGGGGTTGCTCGTATCGGTGTATCTATTGTGTTCCATCTTCTTTAAGCTTCTCGCGGGAACTTGAATACAAACACCATGTTGGTAGGAAACCACCAGTGAGAAAGCGGTCACCTGAAAATATTATCGAAGAATTCAAATTGCTAAAATCTCAAGGTTACAAGGCTGCAAATATTCAGGATGACCAGTTTGTATGGGGAGAAGAACGAACTGTAAAAATATGTGAAGGAATCAAAGACCTGGGTATCGTGTGGGGTTGCTCTGCAAGGTCAGATCATCTAAATGAGCCTATTGTGAAGGCCATGGCGGAGGCACATTGCAAGTTTATCGATCTCGGCGTTGAATCATTTAATCAAGAGATACTGGATTATGTCAGGAAAGACATTGATGTCAGGAAGAATGAAGAAGCCATAAAATTGGTCAAGAAATACGGTATTAATGCAAAGATCAATATCATGTTTGGCGCATCTCCACTGGAGACAATGGACACCATAAAAAAGAACAGGGAAGAGGTCAAACGGCTGAAGGTTGACCAGGTCATGTATAATATCGCCAACCCTTTCCCCGGTACGGAATTTTATAAAATTGCCAAAGAAAACAAACTCTTTGTTTATGGAGATTATAAGCCTGTCAATGTAGCAAAGGAGGCCAATATCGCCTATCCTCATCTTGGCAAGGCTGACTTAGAAAATGCCGTACGACGTGCCAATTTTGAATTTTTTTTAACGCCCCGTTTTATTCTGAAAAACATACGGCGATTAGGTTCCCTGGATTCCTTAAAGGCCATCTTCAGAAAGCTCTTTTAG
- a CDS encoding CsgG/HfaB family protein produces MNRLTISLALMLCILCLGCKTISTSVIDVALDISSRDIKTVAVMRFDDKIIQDKAVNGFFIKTMSNPDAGEILADLMVSELSGWDKFEILPRSEVKGKIRSGGDVESELVRQRDYKALGKILKVDAVVIGKIHAFDLSSMPVYERGVVSFTAECIDTQNGKVLWSLEANETAPYKDEIEVASKVIREVVERLKKETE; encoded by the coding sequence ATGAATAGACTAACGATATCTTTGGCCCTGATGTTATGTATTTTATGTCTTGGATGTAAGACAATTTCCACGAGTGTGATAGACGTAGCCTTAGATATTTCTTCTCGTGATATAAAGACCGTGGCCGTGATGCGCTTTGATGATAAAATTATCCAGGACAAGGCAGTGAATGGTTTTTTCATAAAAACAATGAGTAATCCGGATGCAGGAGAGATACTTGCGGATTTAATGGTTAGTGAGTTATCAGGATGGGATAAATTTGAAATTTTACCGCGCTCAGAGGTCAAGGGTAAGATAAGGAGCGGAGGTGACGTGGAGTCGGAACTGGTCAGGCAGAGGGATTACAAAGCCCTGGGAAAGATATTGAAGGTGGATGCAGTGGTTATTGGTAAGATACATGCCTTTGACTTATCAAGTATGCCGGTCTACGAACGGGGAGTTGTGTCTTTTACGGCAGAATGCATTGATACACAAAATGGGAAGGTTCTGTGGTCTTTAGAAGCGAATGAAACTGCGCCATATAAGGACGAAATTGAAGTAGCAAGCAAGGTCATCAGGGAAGTGGTCGAAAGACTGAAAAAAGAGACAGAATAA
- a CDS encoding response regulator produces the protein MKELLIMEDDLEMQEFYQDMLQGEQFAVTLASNADEGLKKTKEKKYDLIILDILMEGITGDRVFAMLRKDSRYREVPIIMASALDEKTYRCFQALGNVSFLEKPFNKEKLLAEISKRLENHK, from the coding sequence ATGAAAGAGTTATTAATCATGGAAGACGACCTGGAAATGCAGGAATTTTATCAGGACATGTTGCAAGGGGAACAATTTGCCGTTACCCTTGCTTCAAATGCGGATGAGGGGTTGAAAAAAACGAAGGAAAAAAAATATGATTTGATAATCCTGGATATTTTGATGGAAGGGATTACCGGTGACAGAGTTTTTGCGATGCTGAGAAAAGACAGCCGGTACAGAGAAGTGCCTATTATTATGGCCTCAGCACTTGATGAAAAAACGTACCGGTGCTTTCAGGCGTTAGGAAATGTCTCATTTTTGGAAAAACCGTTTAATAAAGAAAAACTTTTAGCTGAGATATCAAAAAGACTGGAAAACCACAAATAA
- a CDS encoding GAF domain-containing sensor histidine kinase, translating to MFINKKEIILNINRIIFSSLDIRDVYQTMSRELSKVIDFDRLSVTLITEDNNLYENFVLSKDYEYTALKEGVFYPMEGSLMKRVVQFREPVLVDDTSKGRFLTDTVLFKEGIRSRLGYPLEYKGNVIGSVNFGSKRRDYYSKKHINFFSQIAPQLSMAIENTRLFNKIKEAEEKYRTVIESSPDIIFECTRNGEFSLMSPSVEKITGYSVDQFYNNRGYGLSLCHDEDKERVQHEILQILHGLKNSLMDLEFRVIHKQGQMIWLSIEVLPIKEGDNVIGIEGFCRDITERKKLDELKDTLIRDVTHELKTPVAKIEMAIDMFERSMKTGNTSMFARGFQIQDILRNNVNRLKNSIKNILDISKLESGMEPLKLSDVSLIDLVKQIINEMADTAGKKGNALIHRLPSDIPVIHADRDKMYRLIIHLVDNAIKFTEHGKISISARVLPDAIELTVEDTGKGLDDETKKRVFEKFYKEIPSAYGSGIGLAICKNIVQIHKGRIWVESEGKGKGSRFKFTLPITAEHKSGSMNQPGMTAQ from the coding sequence GTGTTTATCAATAAAAAAGAGATTATTCTTAACATCAACAGAATCATCTTTTCGAGCCTGGATATTCGGGATGTTTACCAGACAATGAGTCGGGAACTTTCAAAAGTAATTGATTTTGACCGACTGAGTGTTACCCTTATTACGGAAGATAATAATTTATACGAGAACTTTGTGCTATCAAAAGATTATGAATATACAGCACTCAAGGAAGGTGTCTTCTATCCCATGGAAGGAAGCCTGATGAAACGAGTCGTGCAATTCCGCGAGCCCGTGCTCGTTGATGACACATCGAAAGGCCGTTTTCTTACTGATACCGTATTGTTTAAAGAAGGAATCCGTTCAAGGCTTGGATACCCACTTGAGTATAAAGGAAACGTAATAGGCAGTGTAAATTTTGGGAGCAAACGAAGGGACTATTATTCAAAGAAGCATATCAATTTTTTCTCACAAATTGCCCCTCAGTTATCTATGGCAATTGAGAATACTCGGTTATTTAATAAGATTAAAGAAGCAGAGGAAAAATACAGAACAGTTATCGAGAGTTCTCCGGATATTATTTTTGAGTGTACAAGGAACGGAGAGTTTTCTCTCATGAGTCCCTCGGTGGAAAAGATCACAGGATACTCCGTAGATCAGTTTTATAACAACCGTGGCTATGGACTCTCCTTATGTCATGATGAGGATAAGGAAAGGGTACAGCATGAAATCCTCCAGATATTACATGGATTAAAAAATAGTCTGATGGATCTTGAGTTTCGGGTTATTCATAAACAGGGGCAGATGATATGGTTATCCATCGAAGTGCTTCCCATTAAGGAAGGGGATAACGTCATTGGCATCGAAGGTTTTTGTCGCGACATCACGGAGAGGAAAAAATTGGATGAATTGAAAGATACTCTGATTCGCGATGTCACACACGAGCTAAAGACCCCTGTTGCAAAGATTGAAATGGCTATTGATATGTTTGAACGTTCTATGAAGACAGGAAATACCAGTATGTTTGCAAGGGGATTTCAAATTCAAGATATCCTGAGAAACAATGTCAATCGTCTGAAAAACAGCATCAAAAATATCCTTGATATATCCAAATTAGAATCGGGAATGGAGCCATTAAAATTATCCGATGTTTCACTCATTGACCTGGTGAAACAAATTATTAACGAAATGGCAGATACTGCCGGTAAAAAAGGGAATGCTCTCATTCACCGGCTACCTTCCGATATTCCCGTTATTCATGCAGACCGGGATAAGATGTATCGCCTGATAATCCACCTGGTGGATAACGCCATAAAGTTCACAGAACATGGGAAAATCAGCATATCAGCAAGGGTACTCCCGGATGCCATAGAATTAACGGTAGAAGACACAGGCAAGGGATTGGATGACGAAACAAAAAAACGGGTATTCGAAAAATTTTATAAAGAAATACCTTCAGCATATGGATCAGGAATCGGTCTTGCTATCTGCAAAAATATTGTACAGATACATAAGGGCAGGATTTGGGTTGAGTCTGAAGGAAAGGGAAAGGGGTCGCGGTTCAAATTTACCTTACCAATAACTGCAGAACATAAATCAGGTTCTATGAATCAGCCTGGAATGACTGCACAATAA
- a CDS encoding O-acetyl-ADP-ribose deacetylase: MMKIDINKSVLELVEGDITRQDTDAIVNAANTSLLGGGGVDGAIHSAGGPKILEECRKLGGCPTGEARITTGGNLKARYVIHTVGPVYHDGKQHEAELLANAYKNSLILASHHKLRSVAFPSLSTGAYGYPMNEAAIIALKTVVDYVKIHPEIHLVRFVLFGSKAYQTYEKALQELIK, translated from the coding sequence ATGATGAAAATTGACATTAACAAATCAGTTTTGGAACTTGTTGAAGGCGATATTACCAGGCAAGATACGGATGCTATTGTTAATGCCGCAAACACGAGTCTTTTGGGTGGTGGCGGGGTGGATGGCGCAATCCACAGTGCGGGTGGCCCTAAAATATTGGAGGAATGCAGAAAATTGGGAGGGTGTCCGACTGGTGAAGCACGCATTACTACAGGAGGAAATCTGAAGGCGAGGTATGTAATCCATACCGTCGGACCCGTTTACCACGATGGCAAACAGCATGAGGCGGAATTACTGGCAAATGCGTATAAAAATAGTCTAATCCTTGCCTCTCACCATAAACTCAGGAGCGTGGCATTTCCTTCCCTTAGTACCGGAGCTTATGGTTACCCGATGAATGAAGCGGCAATAATAGCGTTGAAAACTGTAGTAGACTATGTAAAAATTCATCCTGAAATCCATCTGGTGCGCTTTGTCCTGTTTGGTTCAAAGGCATATCAAACTTACGAAAAAGCCTTACAAGAACTCATAAAATAG
- a CDS encoding nitroreductase family protein, translating to MDVRDAIRKRRSIRRFKPEPVSDELLLQLLESARLAPSGSNTQPWRFIVVKDSETRQKLQAASYNQRHVGQAPAIIACCADIKAFGEFPERIDELIAAGALPVKTREVFVPALKKGAMSADMKWHLLIAATGNTDVAIEHMVLQAVELGLGTCWVRWFDDNKVKEILEIPKNVEIIALLPIGYPAEDPPQRPRFDLKKIVYYEKYGAS from the coding sequence ATGGACGTTAGAGATGCTATTAGGAAAAGGCGCAGTATTAGAAGATTCAAGCCAGAGCCCGTATCTGATGAGTTACTATTGCAGCTTTTGGAAAGTGCGCGGCTTGCCCCATCAGGGTCCAACACACAGCCGTGGAGATTTATTGTAGTAAAAGATTCAGAAACAAGACAAAAATTACAGGCGGCGTCATATAACCAACGTCACGTTGGGCAAGCCCCTGCAATCATTGCCTGCTGTGCGGATATCAAGGCTTTTGGTGAATTTCCGGAGCGAATTGACGAACTCATTGCTGCCGGGGCGTTGCCGGTGAAGACCCGTGAGGTCTTTGTCCCAGCATTAAAAAAGGGTGCAATGAGCGCCGATATGAAATGGCATCTGCTCATTGCCGCCACGGGGAATACGGATGTCGCCATTGAACATATGGTACTCCAGGCTGTAGAGTTAGGCTTAGGAACATGTTGGGTAAGGTGGTTTGATGATAATAAGGTTAAAGAAATACTCGAAATTCCCAAAAACGTAGAGATCATTGCGCTCCTTCCCATAGGCTATCCTGCGGAAGACCCACCCCAAAGACCAAGATTTGATCTGAAAAAGATCGTCTATTATGAAAAATATGGGGCTTCTTGA
- the amt gene encoding ammonium transporter yields MESIQININHIWLMAAACMVFFMQLGFTSYEAGFAQSKNAISVSIRNLMVTVIASLMFYTVGFGLMFGKSYGGWIGSDHFFARGVMAHQGNLAFSFFFFQLVFAATASTILTGAIAERSNFISNVVGVVFVTGIIYPVFGHWTWGNLFCPGQSGWLGKLGFIDFAGSTVVHSIGGWFALAGAVAVGPRIGKYNPDGSSNRMGLHNIPLATLGTFFLWFGWFGFNGGSLLRASADIGLVITNTNLAPAASGVSALILNYSVERKLNAGKLFTAILAGLVAITAGSNRVGPDGAIYIGSIAGIVSILAQDFIEKVLKVDDPVAAIAVHGVGGVIGTLCVAVFAEKSTLLAVDGNRLHQLGIQAVGAGVAFLWSFGLGMLFFWCLKKIAGIRVSPEEEKRGLNVAEYEDVASWLDFMRITRLQDLNVLLEKRVEERTEELQKANIALEKANRLKSEFLATMSHELRTPLNAIIGFAEVLRDEITGALNTEQKEYVGDIHSSGQHLLSMINSILDLSKIEAGKFELQYEEFSVENAINEVLNTIMGSSHKKGISIRTHVHEDIPSLMADKVKFKQIMFNLLSNAVKFTPENGRITINARLSNQHVQIAVSDTGIGIKSDDMNKLFEAFRQVDGSYARRYEGTGLGLILTKRLVELHGGKIWAKSEYGKGSTFTFTLPLKPQKKSFISIEYG; encoded by the coding sequence ATGGAAAGCATTCAAATAAACATCAATCACATCTGGCTTATGGCAGCGGCATGCATGGTATTCTTCATGCAGCTCGGCTTTACCTCCTATGAAGCAGGCTTTGCGCAATCCAAGAATGCCATTAGCGTTTCTATCAGAAACCTGATGGTTACCGTCATAGCTTCTCTGATGTTTTATACCGTTGGATTTGGATTGATGTTTGGCAAAAGCTATGGGGGCTGGATTGGATCAGATCATTTCTTTGCGAGGGGAGTAATGGCACATCAGGGTAATCTGGCCTTCAGCTTTTTCTTTTTCCAACTGGTCTTTGCCGCTACTGCCTCTACCATATTAACTGGCGCCATAGCAGAGCGTTCGAATTTTATTTCTAATGTCGTAGGCGTCGTATTTGTGACGGGCATTATCTATCCGGTTTTCGGCCATTGGACATGGGGGAATCTCTTTTGTCCCGGACAGTCCGGCTGGCTGGGGAAATTGGGGTTTATTGATTTTGCAGGCTCTACCGTGGTACATTCGATTGGGGGATGGTTTGCCCTGGCAGGGGCTGTGGCTGTGGGTCCAAGAATTGGCAAGTATAACCCGGATGGTTCTTCAAACCGAATGGGACTGCATAACATCCCCCTGGCTACACTGGGCACTTTTTTCCTTTGGTTTGGTTGGTTTGGCTTTAATGGCGGGAGCCTTCTGAGGGCTAGCGCTGATATTGGCCTTGTCATTACCAATACGAACCTGGCCCCGGCTGCCTCCGGAGTTTCAGCGCTAATACTGAATTACTCGGTGGAAAGGAAGCTGAACGCCGGAAAACTCTTTACAGCCATACTGGCTGGTCTGGTGGCTATAACGGCAGGATCAAACAGAGTAGGGCCGGATGGCGCAATCTATATTGGTTCAATTGCCGGTATCGTGTCAATCCTGGCCCAGGACTTTATAGAAAAGGTATTAAAGGTTGATGACCCTGTCGCAGCCATTGCAGTTCACGGAGTAGGCGGTGTTATTGGCACCCTCTGCGTTGCGGTCTTTGCTGAAAAATCAACTCTCCTGGCAGTAGACGGCAACCGATTGCACCAGCTCGGTATCCAGGCGGTGGGAGCAGGCGTAGCCTTTCTATGGTCATTTGGACTGGGAATGCTCTTTTTCTGGTGCCTTAAGAAGATCGCAGGTATTCGCGTAAGTCCGGAGGAAGAAAAGAGAGGACTTAATGTTGCCGAATATGAAGACGTGGCTTCATGGCTTGATTTTATGCGTATTACAAGACTTCAAGACCTGAACGTCCTCCTGGAAAAAAGGGTTGAGGAAAGAACAGAGGAGCTTCAGAAGGCAAATATTGCACTCGAAAAGGCCAATAGACTGAAATCAGAGTTTTTGGCGACAATGTCTCACGAACTTCGCACCCCCCTGAATGCCATCATTGGTTTTGCAGAGGTTTTGAGAGACGAAATAACCGGCGCCCTCAATACCGAGCAAAAAGAATACGTAGGTGATATCCATAGCAGCGGACAGCACCTGCTCAGCATGATTAACAGTATCCTTGATCTTTCAAAGATTGAGGCCGGGAAGTTTGAACTCCAGTACGAAGAGTTTTCTGTAGAAAATGCCATCAATGAGGTATTGAACACGATCATGGGATCTTCTCATAAGAAAGGCATTAGCATACGCACCCACGTCCATGAGGACATACCTTCTCTGATGGCGGATAAAGTAAAATTTAAACAGATCATGTTTAATCTGTTATCCAATGCCGTCAAGTTTACTCCTGAGAACGGCAGAATAACAATCAATGCAAGGCTTTCAAACCAGCATGTCCAGATTGCCGTAAGTGACACGGGCATTGGCATTAAATCCGATGATATGAACAAATTATTTGAGGCGTTTCGTCAAGTAGATGGATCATATGCACGCCGATACGAAGGAACAGGCCTTGGTTTGATACTTACTAAACGCCTGGTCGAATTACACGGGGGAAAGATCTGGGCAAAGAGTGAGTATGGAAAAGGGAGTACCTTCACCTTTACGTTGCCCTTAAAACCACAAAAAAAATCTTTCATAAGTATTGAATATGGTTAG
- a CDS encoding tetratricopeptide repeat protein has protein sequence MNIKTLIIIAPIVFIAGCGSTDYLKKMSPFKKDETTLEAKKGTQSSGTQKNEEIFVCAGDIDVTYKKLGEVSLGEFGFSGHDILASKIREKARAVGAQAVINVQYDTGASKSWTGYGELGGTDYGVRHTSWCKGTAIVFLESHNSLGLLLGNLTKENREWFGFKKAQTGVIVVNVMPGSIAANAGIQTEDLIAEWNGEKIENKILLKQMIERTAGREVKLSLLRAGEIKMVTLSAPAAGQRLVVPSEPPPPVKQKSSANEKTESSPYKLSANTPEVHNEIGDLYLRKGMYDEAIEEYKKAIEADPNCAIAHFNLSIVYDKKGMKEKADEEYATYKRLKPNRK, from the coding sequence ATGAACATCAAAACACTTATCATAATTGCTCCTATTGTTTTTATAGCAGGATGCGGTTCAACTGATTATTTAAAAAAAATGTCCCCTTTTAAAAAGGATGAAACAACCCTTGAGGCAAAAAAGGGTACACAATCCTCCGGCACGCAGAAAAATGAAGAAATATTTGTATGCGCGGGGGATATTGATGTCACTTATAAAAAATTGGGGGAAGTAAGCCTGGGAGAGTTCGGTTTTTCGGGACACGATATTCTGGCTTCTAAAATAAGAGAAAAGGCCCGTGCTGTTGGCGCACAGGCAGTCATTAATGTCCAGTATGACACGGGGGCTTCGAAATCATGGACAGGATATGGCGAGCTGGGGGGAACTGATTACGGGGTAAGGCACACATCGTGGTGCAAGGGTACGGCAATCGTATTTTTGGAATCCCACAACTCTTTGGGACTTCTGCTAGGTAATCTTACAAAAGAAAACAGGGAGTGGTTTGGATTTAAAAAGGCTCAGACTGGTGTGATTGTCGTTAACGTTATGCCGGGAAGCATTGCAGCAAATGCCGGTATTCAGACAGAAGACCTTATAGCAGAGTGGAATGGTGAAAAAATTGAAAACAAGATACTTCTCAAACAAATGATTGAAAGGACCGCTGGCAGGGAGGTGAAACTCAGCCTGCTTCGTGCCGGGGAAATTAAAATGGTAACCCTATCCGCACCTGCCGCCGGGCAGAGACTGGTTGTGCCGTCTGAACCACCCCCCCCTGTAAAACAAAAGTCGTCTGCAAATGAAAAAACAGAATCTTCCCCATATAAACTTAGCGCAAACACCCCTGAGGTTCACAACGAAATAGGCGATCTCTACCTGAGAAAGGGAATGTATGATGAGGCAATCGAAGAATATAAAAAGGCCATTGAAGCTGACCCAAATTGTGCCATTGCCCATTTCAACCTTAGCATTGTATATGATAAAAAAGGTATGAAAGAAAAAGCCGATGAGGAGTACGCAACATATAAAAGATTAAAACCAAATCGAAAGTAG
- a CDS encoding PGPGW domain-containing protein, whose amino-acid sequence MKRTVKNVAKNTGGICLILMGCMMIFTPGPGLFTILAGLYITNFPGKPLLVSKLRKTKFYHRYVVKIESKIKTKLKRKKI is encoded by the coding sequence ATGAAAAGGACGGTAAAGAACGTTGCGAAGAATACGGGTGGTATTTGCCTTATACTTATGGGTTGCATGATGATTTTTACACCAGGCCCTGGGCTATTCACAATCCTGGCAGGATTGTATATCACGAATTTTCCCGGGAAGCCTCTTCTTGTTTCAAAGCTGAGGAAGACAAAATTTTACCATCGATATGTGGTTAAGATTGAATCAAAAATAAAAACAAAATTAAAAAGAAAGAAGATCTAG
- a CDS encoding peptidase U32 family protein, whose product MQINNFSYKKPELIAPAGDLEKLRTVIEYGADAVYVGGEGFNLRMGAPGLTLPEITEATTWLHGQRKKIYIALNIFARNYHVSGIRPYLKKLAEIPVDAVIVSDPGIFLLVREIAPHIPIHLSTQANTTNLKSVEFWHQQGVKRVILARELTLGEIKEITGNSCTETEVFVHGAMCMSYSGRCLLSSFMANRHANLGDCSHSCRWQYVLKEEKRPNETYPIVEDESGTFILSSKDLCMIQHIPELVHAGVAAWKIEGRMKSQYYVAAVTRVYREALDRYFADPHGYVYDPKWLSELEKVSHREYGTGFFFGNQGYKSQTTHPGNSYIKEYDYLGMINNVLSDDVAEVLVKNRILGNTSIEVMGRRLSEDFTQVLLDIKNEYHESIETAHVGQKVLIKMSRPVHKYFMLRKCG is encoded by the coding sequence ATGCAAATAAACAACTTTTCATACAAAAAACCAGAACTGATTGCGCCAGCCGGAGACCTTGAAAAACTCAGGACGGTGATTGAATATGGCGCTGATGCTGTCTATGTGGGTGGAGAAGGTTTTAACCTGCGCATGGGAGCTCCCGGTCTGACGTTACCGGAAATTACAGAAGCAACAACCTGGCTCCACGGGCAAAGGAAAAAAATTTATATTGCCCTGAACATCTTTGCCCGCAACTATCATGTTTCTGGCATACGTCCTTATTTAAAAAAGCTAGCTGAAATTCCAGTAGATGCAGTAATCGTTTCAGACCCGGGTATTTTCCTGCTGGTAAGAGAAATTGCACCACATATTCCCATACACCTCAGTACACAGGCTAACACCACCAATTTAAAATCTGTTGAGTTCTGGCATCAACAGGGTGTAAAACGGGTAATCCTTGCCAGGGAACTGACCCTGGGGGAAATTAAAGAAATCACCGGCAATTCTTGTACAGAAACTGAAGTTTTTGTGCATGGCGCCATGTGTATGTCATATTCCGGACGCTGTCTCCTGAGTAGCTTTATGGCAAACCGGCATGCAAATCTGGGAGACTGCTCCCATTCGTGTCGATGGCAATATGTCCTGAAAGAGGAAAAACGACCAAACGAAACATATCCAATTGTGGAAGATGAAAGCGGTACTTTTATCCTGAGTTCCAAGGACCTTTGCATGATTCAACACATACCCGAACTGGTACATGCAGGCGTTGCTGCGTGGAAAATCGAAGGACGTATGAAAAGTCAGTATTATGTCGCAGCGGTGACAAGGGTATACCGGGAGGCGCTGGATCGCTATTTTGCCGATCCTCATGGATATGTGTATGATCCAAAATGGTTGTCTGAGCTTGAAAAGGTAAGCCACAGGGAATATGGAACAGGATTCTTTTTCGGAAATCAAGGCTATAAGAGTCAGACAACGCATCCTGGAAATTCCTATATCAAAGAGTATGATTATCTTGGCATGATTAACAATGTCCTCTCCGATGACGTTGCTGAGGTACTGGTAAAAAACAGGATTTTGGGTAACACTTCCATAGAAGTAATGGGAAGACGTTTGAGTGAGGATTTTACCCAGGTACTGTTGGACATCAAAAACGAATACCATGAGTCTATTGAAACTGCCCACGTGGGGCAAAAGGTACTGATAAAGATGTCACGCCCTGTCCATAAATATTTCATGCTCAGGAAATGTGGATGA